The following proteins are encoded in a genomic region of Mustela erminea isolate mMusErm1 chromosome 3, mMusErm1.Pri, whole genome shotgun sequence:
- the LOC116586039 gene encoding translation initiation factor IF-2-like, translating to MAAKGGPTRSVGFPPSGAICARRSQESSLISTFGGIRPLDAGYGPPAGSRCSSGPPSDVGEAQDRPRAGCGARGGAGRGEAGEGGAARGGGRVNKRGSRPPPASRPARLPPPPQSPGSAATRH from the exons ATGGCAGCAAAGGGAGGCCCTACCCGGAGTGTTGGATTTCCTCCTTCCGG TGCGATTTGCGCGAGGCGCTCACAGGAGTCATCGCTCATCTCTACCTTCGGCGGAATTAGGCCGCTAGACGCGGGGTACGGTCCCCCCGCCGGGAGTCGCTGCAGCTCCGGCCCCCCCTCTGACGTGGGGGAGGCGCAGGACCGGCCCCGGGCCGGGTGTGGTGcccgcggcggggcggggcggggcgaggcgggggaggggggtgccgcGCGGGGAGGCGGACGCGTCAACAAGCGCGGGTCCCgcccgcctcccgcctcccgtCCCGCCCgtctcccgcccccgccccagtcaCCCGGCTCTGCGGCCACCCGGCACTAG